Proteins from a single region of Campylobacter sp. RM16704:
- a CDS encoding AddAB recombination complex, helicase AddB translates to MKLFVFSSLRALRKYYEKKLQVDTLVDSAMSIAEFIQKIVFSKYFQATHYECLLLMKKACEQTKNLELSLKIPSNFFAFLKNNAYLFSFFKELSLEKKDINSLKFYDAYAQYDEHLQILEELFKNYLTLLKEQNLYDDISLPLDYEINTDFLKNYDEIIFDFQGFLNAFEVELLLKVKEVLPFKVQFNCTKFNKDFLNTLSFLQGFSLKENHTYLFDLNQKVILKEESFFKECKISYKSFHLRSLQAAFVFEKINSFLKAGVCAKDIVVITPDENFVDILRLYDKNNVLNYASGESIKNTLFYHRLKSLYESAKDDEFEYEENEEFYERYNLNKHLCNLHFFPSNIDFMEFKKLFDKNITFDFFENFILALMEDSSEELKNYIYQELLFIKELIKTHELSFVQILELFFMQIDSIRLSNVGGGEVTVMGLLESRGLSFDGVIIVDFNDEFIPKRVSSELFLNNEIRKKSGLITHAQRENLQRHYYYMLIAKAKLVGISYVENEERIKSRFLSELDFPLSEDKIYSNKAYVKYFQTYTCTFNLEPITSIKAKHDYFQDDLSFSRLHQLINYGLDYYYKYVLGLKEPKVLDDNLRANELGSFIHKALEEYYNQNKKLRYFDYEKFIDIVKNLKDYKIDALNLASIQVMFKEFQILENEHFNQGYMVEKCEFLQKKEFTTENGVKIIAFGRLDRIDNNNYERLIIDYKTGKVDEKSYQLAFYRFLLEENHTLANIKTCFYDLKNMKIIYEDAKSKSVQELKKLLNELSKEPLEKEFSNQKNDNTYSPYTMLYKKEFKL, encoded by the coding sequence ATGAAACTTTTTGTTTTTAGCTCATTAAGAGCTTTAAGAAAATATTATGAGAAAAAATTACAAGTAGATACTTTGGTAGATTCAGCTATGAGTATAGCTGAATTCATACAAAAGATAGTATTTTCTAAATATTTTCAAGCAACACATTATGAATGTTTGCTTTTGATGAAAAAAGCTTGTGAGCAAACTAAAAATTTAGAACTAAGCTTAAAAATACCAAGTAATTTTTTTGCGTTTTTAAAAAATAATGCTTATTTGTTTAGTTTTTTTAAAGAGTTAAGTTTAGAAAAAAAAGATATTAATTCATTAAAATTTTACGATGCATATGCACAATATGATGAACATTTACAAATTTTAGAAGAACTTTTTAAAAACTATCTTACCCTATTAAAAGAGCAAAATTTATATGATGATATTTCTTTGCCGTTAGATTATGAAATCAATACTGATTTTTTAAAAAATTATGATGAGATTATTTTTGATTTTCAAGGTTTTTTAAATGCTTTTGAAGTGGAGCTTTTGTTAAAAGTTAAGGAAGTGCTTCCTTTTAAAGTGCAGTTTAATTGCACTAAATTTAACAAAGATTTTTTGAATACTCTTAGTTTTTTGCAAGGATTTTCTCTTAAAGAAAATCATACCTATTTGTTTGATTTAAATCAAAAAGTAATTTTAAAAGAAGAGAGTTTTTTTAAAGAATGCAAAATTAGCTATAAAAGTTTTCATCTAAGATCTTTACAAGCTGCTTTTGTTTTTGAAAAAATCAATTCTTTTTTAAAAGCAGGTGTTTGTGCAAAAGATATTGTAGTGATTACTCCTGATGAGAATTTCGTAGATATTTTAAGACTTTATGATAAAAACAATGTTTTAAACTATGCAAGTGGAGAAAGTATCAAAAACACACTTTTTTATCACAGATTAAAGTCTTTGTATGAAAGTGCTAAAGATGATGAGTTTGAATATGAAGAAAATGAAGAGTTTTATGAAAGGTATAATTTAAACAAGCATTTATGTAATTTACATTTTTTTCCTTCTAATATTGATTTTATGGAATTTAAAAAGCTTTTTGATAAAAATATTACTTTTGATTTTTTTGAAAATTTTATTTTAGCTTTGATGGAAGATAGTAGTGAAGAGCTTAAAAATTATATTTATCAAGAGCTTCTTTTTATTAAAGAACTTATAAAAACTCATGAATTAAGTTTTGTACAAATTTTAGAATTATTTTTTATGCAAATTGATAGCATAAGATTAAGCAATGTTGGCGGTGGAGAAGTTACCGTAATGGGGCTTTTAGAAAGCAGGGGGCTTAGTTTTGATGGGGTAATTATAGTGGATTTTAATGATGAATTTATCCCAAAAAGGGTTTCTAGTGAGTTATTTTTAAATAATGAAATTCGTAAAAAATCAGGACTTATTACTCATGCACAAAGAGAAAATTTGCAAAGACATTATTATTATATGTTAATAGCTAAGGCAAAATTAGTTGGAATTTCTTATGTTGAAAATGAAGAAAGAATTAAGTCAAGATTTTTAAGTGAGCTTGATTTTCCACTTAGTGAAGATAAAATTTATAGTAATAAAGCTTATGTAAAATACTTTCAAACTTACACATGTACTTTTAATCTTGAGCCTATTACAAGTATTAAAGCAAAGCATGATTATTTTCAAGATGATCTTTCTTTTTCAAGACTTCATCAATTGATTAATTATGGTTTGGATTATTATTATAAATATGTTTTAGGATTAAAAGAACCAAAAGTTTTAGATGATAATCTTAGGGCAAATGAACTAGGAAGTTTTATTCATAAAGCTTTAGAAGAATACTATAATCAAAATAAAAAATTAAGATATTTTGACTATGAAAAATTTATAGATATAGTTAAGAATTTAAAAGACTATAAAATTGATGCTTTGAATTTAGCTTCAATACAAGTAATGTTTAAAGAATTTCAAATCCTTGAAAATGAACATTTTAATCAAGGTTATATGGTAGAAAAATGTGAATTTTTGCAAAAAAAAGAATTTACTACAGAAAATGGAGTAAAAATAATCGCTTTTGGGCGTTTAGATAGAATAGATAATAATAACTATGAAAGATTGATTATAGATTATAAAACGGGCAAGGTAGATGAAAAATCTTATCAACTAGCTTTTTATAGATTTTTGTTAGAAGAAAATCATACATTAGCAAATATAAAAACTTGTTTTTATGATTTAAAAAATATGAAAATTATATATGAAGATGCTAAAAGTAAAAGTGTACAAGAGTTAAAAAAATTGCTAAATGAACTTTCCAAAGAGCCCTTAGAAAAAGAATTTTCTAATCAAAAAAACGACAATACTTATAGTCCTTATACCATGCTTTATAAAAAGGAGTTTAAGCTTTGA
- a CDS encoding AddAB recombination complex, helicase AddA produces MSYHFEPFLALEASAGSGKTFALSVRFVALVLMGAKINEILALTFTNKATSEMKERIFKTFLEFDLLENGENKAECNELIKMLGKSKNELVALREKYKDEFLRSKLNIYTFDSFFSQIIRSFALNLGFMSDFEIIESHDSYKNFIAKLNEEELRALAYYIVQTQSKSDFLKNLESLYERSCEINPSLNAHFPSKIILEKSLDKFIAYARNLSTDKNYQKNFEFENIEDFFTKPIISNLDKNYFKKVIDNEFMQKRAEFLQSAKEYFTQMENYRISMLAKLLEHFKEARNENSTKQNALTFSDIALKTYELISDETNKDLIYFRLDGYISHLLIDEFQDTNVLQYQILKPIIAELVSGEGVKKDRSFFYVGDKKQSIYGFRGGKKELFDKLLKDFPQIKLEHLDTNYRSRKIIVDYVNEVFKDKFFDSFLNPSFTLQKSIKEGGYVEVLQNHVPPKSPLYEASGKEVLKIIQRLLEKGVKLNEICILVWINKDATLMKEFLEENNIKAYTQSNVALLDCISVRVLFEYAKACVLKDEFSLYFVNSILEKEFEFITLDLNRSVGEILKYLVYVLKLDLSDINLIAYLEYASAFDNFFDFLFTPCELKSLQAQDDGVIIMTVHKSKGLEFENLIVLDRFSKKAPDNDTLLFDYDLEQGWEVKYRHSARIHLKDQSYNAFLAKREKLQAEDEINCLYVALTRAKNSLFIIKNDENFTGFKGYFKDYEEKQIGILEQKLSNPNEFIENLEQIENFEEFQKVNLQEVKIKSHLSSVQIHFGLALHEFLQYFDFNTKSNFEFCKQMVYKKYRFYLDDEGFNELFKRLTMLLKDESFNTLLAGKKLLKEQIITYKGEQKQLDMLAFDDNEAIIIDYKTGLNLNEHKKQVLLYKEAIEKILAKTSTKAFLVYVLKDKVEIVEV; encoded by the coding sequence TTGAGTTATCATTTTGAGCCTTTTTTAGCTTTGGAAGCTAGTGCAGGAAGTGGGAAAACCTTTGCATTAAGTGTTCGTTTTGTAGCTTTGGTTTTAATGGGAGCTAAGATTAATGAAATTTTAGCTCTTACTTTTACCAACAAAGCTACAAGCGAGATGAAAGAAAGAATTTTCAAAACTTTTTTAGAATTTGATTTACTTGAAAATGGAGAAAATAAAGCAGAGTGTAATGAGCTTATAAAAATGCTAGGTAAAAGCAAAAATGAGCTTGTAGCTTTAAGAGAAAAATACAAAGATGAGTTTTTAAGATCAAAACTTAATATTTATACTTTTGATAGCTTTTTTTCGCAAATCATTCGTTCTTTTGCTTTAAATTTAGGTTTTATGAGTGATTTTGAGATTATAGAAAGTCATGATAGTTATAAAAATTTTATTGCTAAATTAAATGAAGAAGAATTAAGAGCTTTAGCTTATTATATCGTTCAAACTCAAAGCAAAAGTGATTTTTTGAAAAATCTTGAAAGTTTATATGAAAGATCTTGTGAGATTAATCCTAGTTTAAACGCTCACTTTCCAAGCAAAATTATTTTAGAAAAAAGCCTTGATAAATTTATAGCTTATGCAAGAAATTTAAGCACAGATAAAAACTATCAAAAAAATTTTGAATTTGAAAACATAGAAGATTTTTTTACTAAGCCTATCATTAGTAATTTAGATAAAAATTATTTTAAAAAAGTCATTGATAATGAATTTATGCAAAAAAGAGCAGAGTTTTTACAAAGTGCAAAAGAGTATTTTACTCAAATGGAAAATTATCGTATTAGTATGCTTGCAAAACTTTTGGAGCATTTTAAAGAAGCAAGAAATGAAAATTCCACCAAACAAAATGCACTAACTTTTTCAGATATAGCTTTAAAAACTTATGAGTTAATCAGCGATGAAACCAATAAAGATTTGATTTATTTTAGACTTGATGGCTATATATCGCATTTGTTAATCGATGAATTCCAAGATACTAATGTATTACAATATCAAATTTTAAAGCCTATTATAGCTGAACTTGTATCAGGTGAAGGTGTAAAAAAAGATAGAAGTTTTTTTTATGTAGGCGATAAAAAACAAAGTATATATGGTTTTAGAGGGGGTAAAAAAGAGCTTTTTGATAAACTTTTAAAAGACTTTCCACAGATTAAGTTAGAGCATTTAGATACTAATTATCGTAGTAGAAAAATCATTGTTGATTATGTAAATGAAGTTTTTAAAGATAAATTTTTTGATAGCTTTTTAAATCCTAGTTTTACTTTGCAAAAAAGCATTAAAGAAGGTGGATATGTGGAAGTTTTGCAAAATCATGTCCCACCAAAAAGTCCTTTATATGAAGCAAGTGGCAAAGAAGTTTTAAAAATCATTCAAAGACTTTTAGAAAAAGGTGTAAAGCTTAATGAAATTTGTATTTTAGTGTGGATTAATAAAGATGCAACTTTAATGAAAGAATTTCTTGAAGAAAATAATATAAAAGCTTATACACAGAGCAATGTAGCTTTGTTAGATTGTATTAGTGTGAGAGTGCTTTTTGAGTATGCAAAAGCTTGTGTACTTAAAGATGAGTTTAGCTTGTATTTTGTAAATAGTATTTTAGAAAAAGAATTCGAGTTTATCACACTTGATTTAAACCGCAGTGTAGGCGAGATTTTAAAATACCTAGTGTATGTTTTAAAACTTGATTTAAGTGATATTAATCTCATTGCGTATTTAGAATACGCTAGTGCTTTTGATAATTTTTTTGATTTTTTATTTACTCCGTGTGAATTAAAATCTTTACAAGCTCAAGATGATGGTGTGATTATTATGACCGTGCATAAGTCTAAAGGACTTGAATTTGAAAATTTAATTGTGCTTGATAGATTTAGTAAAAAAGCTCCAGATAATGATACTTTGCTTTTTGATTATGATTTAGAGCAAGGTTGGGAGGTAAAATACAGACATAGTGCTAGAATCCATCTTAAAGATCAAAGTTACAATGCCTTTTTAGCAAAAAGAGAAAAACTCCAAGCAGAAGATGAGATAAATTGTCTATATGTAGCACTTACTAGAGCAAAAAATTCTCTTTTTATTATAAAAAATGATGAGAATTTTACAGGCTTTAAAGGATATTTTAAAGACTATGAAGAAAAGCAAATAGGCATTTTAGAGCAAAAACTTTCAAATCCAAACGAGTTTATAGAAAATTTAGAGCAAATAGAAAACTTTGAAGAATTTCAAAAGGTAAATTTACAAGAAGTTAAAATTAAAAGCCATCTTTCAAGTGTGCAAATACATTTTGGCTTGGCTTTGCATGAATTTTTGCAATATTTTGATTTTAACACTAAAAGCAATTTCGAATTTTGTAAGCAAATGGTGTATAAAAAATATCGTTTTTATTTAGATGATGAAGGTTTTAATGAGCTTTTTAAAAGACTTACTATGCTTTTAAAAGATGAGAGTTTTAACACTCTTTTAGCAGGTAAAAAGCTACTAAAAGAGCAAATCATCACTTATAAAGGCGAGCAAAAACAGCTTGATATGCTTGCATTTGATGATAATGAAGCTATCATTATAGACTATAAAACGGGTTTAAATTTAAATGAGCATAAAAAACAAGTTTTACTTTATAAAGAAGCCATAGAAAAAATCTTAGCTAAAACTTCCACTAAGGCTTTTTTAGTGTATGTTTTAAAGGATAAAGTGGAGATAGTGGAGGTTTAA